In the Lysinibacillus sp. PLM2 genome, one interval contains:
- the miaB gene encoding tRNA-2-methylthio-N(6)-dimethylallyladenosine synthase: MNEEQRVASQQVNQPKPITKKTEKDYSKYFERVITAPSLKDAKKRGKEEVKYHKDFAIPQEFKGMGEGRKFFIRTYGCQMNEHDSEVMAGIFMELGYEPTDKIEEADAVLLNTCAIRENAENKVFGELGYLLKYKRENPEMLIGVCGCMSQEESVVNKILTTYQHVDMVFGTHNIHRLPHILKEAYMSKEMVIEVWSKEGDVLENLPKKRNGAIKAWVNIMYGCDKFCTYCIVPYTRGKERSRRPEEIIQEVRELAAQGYQEIMLLGQNVNAYGKDFTDMEYRLGDLMDELRKIDIPRIRFTTSHPRDFDDHLIEVLAKGGNLVEHIHLPVQSGSNDILKIMARKYTREHFLDLVRKIKEAIPNVALTTDIIVGYPNETEEQFQETIDLYREVGFESAFTYIYSPREGTPAAKMNDNVPLEVKKERLQRLNAVVEEFSTAALKKYEDQVVEVLVEGSSKKRDDVLAGYTRRNKLVNFAGPKELIGHIVKVKITDAKSYSLRGEFVEVVNRHEVEV, encoded by the coding sequence ATGAATGAAGAACAACGAGTTGCTAGTCAGCAAGTAAATCAACCAAAACCCATCACTAAAAAAACTGAAAAAGACTATAGTAAATACTTCGAACGTGTCATTACAGCACCTTCCTTAAAAGATGCGAAAAAGCGCGGTAAAGAAGAAGTAAAATATCATAAAGACTTTGCCATTCCCCAAGAATTTAAAGGCATGGGCGAGGGGCGCAAATTTTTCATTCGTACTTACGGTTGTCAAATGAACGAACATGATTCAGAAGTCATGGCTGGAATTTTCATGGAATTAGGCTATGAACCAACTGATAAAATCGAAGAAGCTGATGCTGTATTACTAAATACTTGTGCTATCCGTGAAAATGCTGAAAATAAAGTATTTGGTGAACTTGGCTACTTACTTAAATATAAACGTGAAAATCCTGAAATGTTAATTGGTGTGTGTGGCTGTATGTCGCAAGAAGAATCAGTTGTAAATAAAATCCTTACAACTTACCAACATGTTGACATGGTATTTGGTACACACAACATTCACCGTTTACCTCACATTCTAAAAGAGGCATATATGTCGAAAGAAATGGTAATAGAGGTGTGGTCTAAAGAAGGAGACGTACTCGAGAACCTTCCGAAAAAACGAAACGGTGCAATTAAAGCTTGGGTTAACATCATGTACGGTTGCGATAAATTCTGTACATACTGTATCGTCCCTTACACTCGTGGGAAAGAGCGTAGTCGTCGCCCTGAAGAAATTATTCAGGAAGTACGAGAACTTGCTGCACAGGGCTACCAAGAAATTATGTTATTAGGTCAAAATGTAAATGCTTACGGGAAAGACTTTACGGATATGGAATACCGACTCGGAGATTTGATGGACGAATTACGAAAAATTGATATTCCACGTATTCGTTTCACAACTAGCCATCCTAGAGACTTTGATGATCATTTAATCGAGGTGTTAGCAAAAGGCGGTAATCTTGTTGAGCATATTCATTTACCCGTACAATCTGGATCAAATGACATTTTGAAAATTATGGCTCGTAAATATACACGCGAGCATTTCTTAGACTTAGTTCGTAAAATTAAAGAAGCAATTCCGAATGTTGCACTGACAACAGATATTATCGTAGGTTATCCAAATGAAACGGAAGAGCAGTTCCAAGAAACAATTGATTTATATCGTGAGGTTGGTTTCGAATCTGCATTCACATATATTTACTCACCACGTGAAGGAACACCAGCTGCAAAAATGAATGATAATGTTCCACTTGAAGTGAAAAAAGAACGTCTTCAACGCCTAAATGCAGTAGTGGAAGAGTTTTCAACTGCAGCATTGAAAAAATATGAAGACCAAGTTGTAGAAGTGTTAGTTGAAGGAAGCAGTAAAAAACGAGATGATGTATTAGCAGGATATACTCGTCGCAACAAATTAGTAAACTTTGCTGGACCAAAAGAATTAATTGGACATATCGTAAAAGTAAAAATCACTGATGCAAAATCGTATTCATTACGTGGGGAATTTGTAGAAGTAGTAAATCGACATGAGGTGGAAGTATAA